The Ciona intestinalis unplaced genomic scaffold, KH HT000068.2, whole genome shotgun sequence genome contains a region encoding:
- the LOC100184800 gene encoding uncharacterized protein LOC100184800, producing the protein MSWHFLERWVEKANQHSTLVGKFWITFLIVCRMVIVASVGDRVYNDEQSEFKCNTQQPGCTNVCFNSFSPISHLRFWSFQILFVATPSVMFVVYSAHKTKLKKTSSKKARISNDEDDDKSEKHVSGQKNENIDGSISQLHSGNKNMKQFEPDLPVKESSKEKISFGNRIRGNLRKERNNSKWYPRDGDKDPQAFPRSTMIRLGKQLSDSERTKSWEEETTHRPQKRYSRNSRRGISSSNTSGVGTFDYRSKRGNDTRNQNNNNNLNGTPTFAWRQPTQNTQNQQNNEPGPQVATAPTIDEGRPAQPTKRGLTDLIMWVPSNCDDEYQQNDGNISAENAFTETEALHNNGQPTAENIPYKHYVNEYSGHIFPSAPPQYPGIAFDSNSKPWISASRVSLAMDTIPLKNEKSKKVSDFRDEKFKPTNPLAMKAHIPAFAQHFRWYLANVFVRLCIEVGFLVLQVLLFGFYVPEMYKCERRPCPNTVDCFISRPMEKTIFLWFMFLYSCICVALNLVEFVYLVYAYIKKRAQKRLSSRPKKDVPFYPTKGNKFGRNGLRGEWKQDIDPLELDLAEYQFRQMHDETSSMGSRPANGGWGGWYTGRQVPQRKVFVSGSNAFTGSARDASRGDISTRDMMAFELDSDDERDMIEMEIERIEQDELDFQQDIDTGADVGMEVNDQGDVGVNCI; encoded by the exons ATGTCTTGGCATTTCTTGGAACGGTGGGTCGAGAAGGCCAACCAACATTCTACATTAGTGGGCAAGTTCTGGATTACATTTCTTATCGTTTGTCGGATGGTGATCGTTGCTTCTGTCG GTGATCGGGTGTACAACGATGAACAAAGTGAATTTAAATGCAATACTCAACAACCTGGGTGTACGAACGTATGTTTCAACAGTTTTTCACCGATATCCCATTTACG ATTTTGGAGTTTTCAAATATTGTTCGTGGCAACTCCTTCCGTaatgttcgttgtttattCTGCTCATAAAACGAAGCTGAAAAAAACGTCAAGTAAGAAAGCGAGAATTTCAAACGATGAGGACGATGATAAAAGTGAAAAGCACGTATCTGG tcaaaagaatgaaaatatcGACGGCTCAATAAGTCAACTTCATTCTggaaacaaaaacatgaaacAGTTTGAGCCTGACTTGCCCGTAAAGGAATCTAGCAAAGAAAAGATTAGTTTCGGCAACAGAATACGTGGAAACCTGCGCAAAGAAAGAAACAACAGTAAATGGTATCCGCGAGATGGCGACAAAGATCCACAAGCATTTCCTAGAAGTACAATGATTCGTCTTGGTAAACAATTGAGCGACAGTGAGAGAACAAAGAGCTGGGAGGAGGAAACAACGCATCGTCCCCAGAAGAGATATTCACGAAACTCTCGACGTGGTATAAGCAGCAGCAATACAAGCGGTGTTGGTACATTTGATTATCGTTCAAAACGTGGGAACGATACAAGAAATcagaacaacaacaataatttaaacggAACACCAACGTTTGCTTGGCGACAACCGACACAGAACACACagaatcaacaaaacaatgaacCTGGTCCACAAGTAGCGACGGCACCAACGATTGATGAAGGGCGGCCTGCACAACCAACTAAACGAGGTTTGACTGACCTCATTATGTGGGTGCCTTCAAATTGCGATGATGAATATCAACAG AATGATGGAAACATCAGCGCTGAAAATGCTTTCACTGAGACAGAAGCACTTCACAACAATGGTCAACCAACGGCAGAGAATATACCATACAAACATTATGTGAACGAATACTCCGGTCATATTTTTCCTTCGGCACCCCCGCAATATCCAG GTATCGCTTTTGATTCAAACTCGAAACCATGGATCAGTGCATCGCGTGTTTCATTGGCCATGGACACGATTCCACTTAAGAATGAAAAGTCAAAGAAAGTAAGCGATTTTCGTGACGAAAAGTTCAAGCCAACCAATCCTCTGGCAATGAAGGCTCATATACCAGCATTTGCGCAACACTTTCGTTGGTATTTAGCCAATGTGTTTGTTCGTCTTTGCATCGAGGTTGGTTTTCTCGTTTTGCAAGTTCTTCTCTTTGGATTTTACGTTCCTGAAATGTACAAATGTGAACGCCGGCCGTGTCCCAACACCGTCGATTGCTTTATATCTCGACCAATGGAGAAGACGATCTTCTTATGGTTTATGTTTCTATACAGCTGCATATGTGTAGCACTCAATCTAGTAGAGTTCGTTTATCTGGTATACGCCTATATAAAGAAGCGAGCACAGAAGCGACTGTCGTCTAGACCCAAGAAGGACGTTCCGTTCTATCCTACCAAGGGCAACAAGTTTGGTCGAAACGGATTAAGAGGGGAATGGAAACAAGACATTGACCCTTTAGAACTTGATCTTGCTGAATATCAATTTAGACAAATGCACGACGAAACTTCTTCAATGGGAAGTAGGCCAGCTAATGGTGGTTGGGGCGGATGGTACACTGGACGCCAAGTCCCACAACGCAAAGTTTTTGTCAGCGGTTCGAATGCTTTCACTGGTTCTGCACGGGATGCAAGCAGGGGTGATATTTCTACAAGAGATATGATGGCGTTTGAGCTCGACTCTGATGACGAACGCGACATGATTGAAATGGAAATAGAAAGAATAGAACAAGACGAGCTAGATTTCCAACAAGATATCGATACTGGAGCTGATGTTGGCATGGAAGTGAATGACCAAGGTGATGTCGGGGTTAATTGCATTTGA
- the LOC101242246 gene encoding gap junction alpha-8 protein yields the protein MSWHFLERWVEKANQHSTLVGKFWITFLIVCRMVIVASVGDRVYNDEQSEFKCNTLQPGCTNVCFNRFSPISHLRFWSFQILFVATPSVMFVVYSAHKSKLKKTSSKKARISNDEDDDKSEKHVSGQKNENIDASISQLQSGSKKMKQFEVDFPVKRPSIEKKGKARGSSRNKNRNSSRSYPRDGDKDPQAFPRSTMIRLGKQLSDSERTKSWEEETTHRHQKRYSRNSRRGISSSNTSGVGTFDYRSKRGNDTRNQNNNNNSNGTPTFAWRQPTQNTQNQQNNEPGPQVPTAPTVDEGRPAQPTKRGLTDLIMWVPSNCDDEYHQNGANINAENAFTDTEALHNNGQPTAENISAYKHYVNEYSGHIFPSAPPQYPGIAFDSNSKPWISASRVSLAMDTIPLKNEKSKKVSDFRDEKFKPTNPLAMKAHIPAFAQHFRWYLANVFVRLCIEVGFLVLQVLLFGFHVPELYKCERRPCPNTVDCFISRPMEKTIFLWFMFLYSCICVALNLVEFVYLVYAYIKKQAQKRVSSSKSKKEVSLHPNKDSGLSRNGYNGLRGGWMKHDIDPVELDLAEYQFRQMNDDTSSIGSRPPNIGWGGRYTGRQVPQRKVIVSGSNAFTGSARDASRGDTSTRDMMAFELDSDDERDMIEMEIERIEQDEMDFQQDNDANPEDGLDGNDQVDAGDNCI from the exons ATGTCTTGGCATTTCTTGGAACGGTGGGTCGAGAAGGCCAACCAACATTCTACATTAGTAGGCAAGTTCTGGATTACATTTCTTATCGTTTGTCGGATGGTGATCGTTGCTTCTGTTG GTGATCGGGTGTACAACGATGAACAAAGTGAATTTAAATGCAACACACTTCAACCTGGGTGTACGAATGTATGTTTCAACAGATTCTCACCGATATCCCATTTACG ATTTTGGAGTTTTCAAATATTGTTCGTGGCAACTCCTTCCGTaatgttcgttgtttattCTGCTCATAAATCCAAGCTGAAAAAAACGTCAAGTAAGAAAGCGAGAATTTCAAACGATGAGGACGATGATAAAAGTGAAAAGCACGTATCTGG TCAAAAGAACGAAAATATTGACGCCTCAATAAGCCAGCTCCAATCTGGAAGCAAAAAGATGAAACAATTCGAGGTCGATTTTCCTGTTAAACGACCTAGCATTGAAAAGAAAGGGAAAGCACGAGGCAGCTCACgcaataaaaacagaaacagcAGCAGATCTTATCCGCGAGATGGAGACAAAGATCCTCAGGCATTTCCTAGAAGTACAATGATTCGTCTTGGTAAACAATTGAGCGATAGTGAGAGAACAAAGAGCTGGGAGGAGGAAACAACGCATCGTCACCAGAAGAGATATTCACGAAACTCTCGACGTGGTATAAGCAGCAGCAATACAAGTGGTGTTGGTACATTTGATTATCGTTCAAAACGTGGGAACGATACAAGAAATcagaacaacaacaataattcAAACGGAACACCAACATTTGCTTGGCGACAACCGACACAGAACACACagaatcaacaaaacaatgaacCTGGTCCACAAGTACCGACGGCACCAACGGTGGATGAAGGGCGGCCTGCACAACCAACTAAACGAGGTTTGACTGACCTTATTATGTGGGTGCCTTCAAATTGCGATGATGAATATCATCAG AACGGTGCAAACATCAACGCTGAAAATGCTTTCACCGATACAGAAGCACTTCACAATAATGGTCAACCAACGGCAGAGAATATATCAGCATACAAACATTATGTGAACGAATACTCCGGTCATATTTTTCCTTCGGCACCCCCGCAATATCCAG GTATCGCTTTTGATTCAAACTCGAAACCATGGATCAGTGCATCGCGTGTTTCATTGGCAATGGACACGATTCCACTTAAGAATGAAAAGTCAAAGAAAGTAAGCGATTTTCGTGACGAAAAGTTTAAGCCAACCAATCCTTTGGCAATGAAGGCTCATATACCAGCATTTGCGCAACACTTTCGTTGGTATTTAGCCAATGTGTTTGTTCGTCTTTGCATCGAAGTTGGTTTCCTCGTTTTGCAAGTTCTTCTCTTCGGATTTCACGTTCCTGAATTGTACAAATGTGAACGCCGGCCGTGTCCCAACACCGTCGATTGCTTTATATCTCGACCAATGGAGAAGACGATCTTCTTATGGTTCATGTTTCTATACAGCTGCATATGTGTAGCACTCAATCTAGTAGAGTTTGTTTATCTGGTATACGCCTATATAAAGAAGCAAGCACAGAAACGGGTGTCGTCTTCTAAGAGTAAAAAAGAGGTTTCACTTCATCCTAATAAAGATAGTGGACTCAGTCGGAATGGATACAACGGTTTACGAGGAGGGTGGATGAAACACGACATCGATCCTGTTGAACTTGATCTTGCTGAATATCAATTTAGGCAAATGAATGACGACACTTCTTCTATCGGAAGTAGGCCTCCAAATATCGGGTGGGGTGGGAGGTACACTGGACGCCAAGTTCCTCAACGTAAAGTTATTGTCAGCGGTTCGAATGCTTTCACTGGTTCTGCACGGGATGCAAGCAGAGGTGACACTTCTACAAGAGATATGATGGCGTTTGAGCTCGATTCCGATGACGAACGAGACATGATTGAAATGGAGATAGAAAGAATAGAACAAGACGAAATGGATTTCCAACAAGATAATGATGCAAATCCTGAAGATGGTTTGGATGGGAACGACCAAGTAGATGCAGGGGATAATTGCATTTAA